The following nucleotide sequence is from Mugil cephalus isolate CIBA_MC_2020 chromosome 18, CIBA_Mcephalus_1.1, whole genome shotgun sequence.
CCATACTTACTCATACTGCAGCTGTGTTAAGGAAATCATAATGTGTACTGTTAACTTGCTGATTCTCTACTTTATAATGTAAACACTATGTCTTAGTTAACTCTGGTGTACAAAGCCCATGTGTAGGCAGTAGTTGTCACGTTCAGCTATATTGAAATACTAAAAACCGTACAAGGACAGTAGTGTCTAGAGGTGCTAATAACATTAGACTgtactttctgtcttttattgtattattgaCTAGTGTTTACTGTCTGTAACACAGCAGAGCGTAATGAAATCATTTCAATATTAAACAGTATAGATATATTATTGCAAACGGAGATGTGTGTTTTGGCTTTATTTCTGAACTGTGTTATCATGCTCTTTCTAAAAGTGGCTGAAgtatgttttgtctttgctgcCATCTGTTGGGGAATGTGCACATTTTCCATGCATCAAGGAAGCTTGCAGTACATTATTCTTTATTGTATACAGTGCAAAAATGTCAATAGGCTACTGATTGTGTACAATTTTACAATCTCAATCAGATAAAAATTGgagaaacaaatatataaaaatgttattcATCAAAAAATGTCATTCATGTTAAGTTATAGTCATAATTGGAACAGCTACAGCATCATgtgaaagataaatgaaaaaaaaaaaaaaacactaaatgcaCAAAGCTGGATTTTGTGACCCTAAATCTGTCTTTGTGCAAAACTCTGGACTGTTGGAACACAGAGCTGGTTTCACAGCTTGGTGAGACGCAGCGTGTTGAGTCGCACCCCCAAAATTGTGGCCCCCGAGGCATACTGGATCTCTCTGAGGATGCCGGTCCACTTCTTCTCCGCCTCATTATACCTGAGGACGACAATTGTCATGACCCATTAAAACAGGGGCATCAACTGTTTCAGTTTACGTTCTCTCTACTGAGCAAATCCTACATTTGAAATTCTGGAGAGCTACAGAATTTGGCGACAGGTCATAAACTTTGCAAAGATTGTTtgactttctctttttattcagaacaagtggaaaaatattaaataatgcaagtactgaatgaataaaataaccaaaggaatgaggtctGTTACCTCCAGATGTCGTTCATCTCTTTGGGAACGATCTCCTCACTGTCCTGTAAAGGCATCATGGCAAAGCCTCCTACGGCGAAGAGCGAACCAGCCAAAGACACTAGATTCAGAGAACTGCGCTCCTGAGGAAACGGCACAAAGTCCGACCACCTGCAAGATGAAAACGTACGTATACATACAAAAGCTCAATTTGGAAAACTTTAACACGCATGTAAGAGGCCAGAAATAGTCTGGATAGAtcctttttagttgtttttttgttgagcaTTAATCAAAGGTAAGCATGAAattgaacacatttaataatataatgtatttaacctcctgagacctgagcttttttttttttataatgcatttttaatttctccaaggcaTTTGTGATTGGTAGGACCCAAAACGCATAAAAATTAAGggtcatctttgaacaggaagtaatttttgaaaaataaaaaaatgttctcatatgtggacacagggattatttcactgcataACACAATAAAGTCGCCAATCTgtaacaaaatctaaaactgtttattttaatactaaAAGACAGAAtttcaaacaatgaaatcccaacatcctcaaacgagtacttgttaATTAACTACAGTGTAGCTCattactattgacagaattggttaaatctaaattttaaatttgttaaagtttcaactgtagaatttgagtaggttttgtaccttgtccgcttttgttctgtgctgcacaatgaaaaacttaatgtcctcatatgaggacgccgggtctcaggagtgcattcattcattcattcattaagttTATCTTTGCAAATGTCTTGTGTGCCTTATTTGTTCATTCTGAGGAACTCACTTGTTAGTGGCGATGTCGTACACCTCCACAGAGTCCGTCAGACCGTTGTCCGTCACGCCTGCTGCCACATATATTTTGTCCTTGTGGACGGTGGCTCCTAACAAGGACCGTGCAGTCTTCATGGGAGCGAGCTCCTTCCATTCAAATCTCTTGGCGTCGTATGCGCACATCTTCTTTAGGCAGGTCCTTTTAATGAAAACGACATGAATGCAGGAACTTTCTGTGTCTTGAGGCGTCTACTGGACAAGTTGCTCGCAGCTTCTACTCACTTGttctctcccttccctccaaTCACATACACAACATCATTGTGGGATATTGTCGCGTGTCCATAGACGGGGTAAGGAATCGGCTCCGACTCGCCCCATTTAAAGGATCTTGAGATAaaccacatgaaaaaaatatgaattaatcaGGACTCTGTGTTGAGTAGCTTGTTTTCACTGAACTCATTGTGCTGTTTCCTGATATCTGTGTATGAACTCACTGTCTGTCGTAGATCATAACCGAATCCAGCGTCTGCTCCCGCTCCTTCAGCTCCCGCCCTCCCAACACGAAGATGGAGTTCTCCGCCTCGGCAAGCCCAAACAGGAAGCGTGGAGACGGGATGGGAGGCATCCCGAGCCAGTCGGCACTGACGGGGTCGTACTGAGTTCACAGGGGTCAAAAAGTTGTAAATGGGTTATGTTTACATTCTCTGACGTACAGCGTGGTGGCAGGACACCTTTACAAACAACATAATGTGTACTCAGTAGATTTGAACCTGGAAACTTTTATTCCaaattgtttgtgtttaaaccAGGGCCATGGATCCCCAAAttcatggagagattaagcagggaccttCTACAAACtaacaaatgttcatttttttttatttcaaacatgtgcaacactaGAGTGGCTGTGCAACtacgtaaacataaacatacagactgctctctttaaatatttgggggaaaattaaaaaatgtatataaaaaatatccaatcaaccaaagattttgcgacctccctgcagtacttgttgaagacctatggtttaaactgtatgattttttttttcactgactaAATtgctcacacagaaacacaagtatatttttttttatacattatacTTTCCGagcttatttctttttcttttgctgcaaATTTGTCACCTTCTCCTCTGTTCAGTCTTTGCGTATAGAAGCTCTCCTACCTGCAGGAAGTAGGAGCACAACGGATCATCTTTGTTCTGTTCATCGACGAATAATCCTCCGGCCACAAAGACCTGATTCTCCTTGGTGGCCAGGCTGATGTGGTTCTTGGGAACCTGCGTGGAGAGTGACGCTGCGAAGCAGTCGTTCCCTGCTGGGTCGTAGGCCACAGCGCCTGTGTCGCTCACCATCAGTATCAAGTCCCTTGAAAACATTCCAAATCGCAGGTTGTCGTTCAGGATGCTCGGGAGGAgaccctcgtcctcctctttaTCTTCgctctctccgtctttctctgCTCCACTGCTTTTTTTCACCTCTGGCATTTTCCCAGCTTGAGCATCTTTGACGAGCTGGACTTTCTTCTGCAGCTCGGGATTGGATGcgatcagtttgtgtttctccaCTTTCTCCCTCAGATAATCCTCGGAGACGAGGCGTAAGCGAACGCAGTCCAACAAACCTGGaagctctttctctctgctctcaggGTCCCGAGACACCCATTTCATCAGAGCCTCGAACACCGCCTCCTCTGTCTCTACGTTCAGAGTGTCATTGGTTAAAATGGCGGCCAGCTCACTGGGAAGCAGCTGGTGGAACTCCTCGTCTCTGGAGATGAGCTGGAAGCGCTCGCAGGCGTAGTTTCGGGCGGAGATAGCCAACCTGGGACAGTCCAGCATCAAGCCCAGCCTGAAGATCGCCAGACAGTTGCTGAGGCTCAGACGCTTTTGTAAGAAAGACACGCATACAGTGAAAATGGAAGGGATCTGGTAGAGATTAGCCACGGCGAAGATGTCCTGGACGTTCTGCTCTGTCACGTTGATCTTGGAGGTGTACAGGTACTTCAGGATCAGCCCCATGACGCCGGGCTCCACGTCCTCCAGGATAATTTCCCTCTTTTTGCTCTCCTCCAGGTCTGACAGGAAGATGGAGCGGAAGTACGAGCTGCAGGCGCACAGAACCAGCCGGTGGCAGGGGAACTCCTTGTCTTTGATCTTCAGCACGCAGTCAACAAGCTTGTCGTTCTCCAGCAGGTCGTACAGGCCGTCCTGGAGCAGCGTTTGCTGGTACATCCGGGGCTCATCCATGGGGTTTATAGGCAGAGCCATTGTTCCTGGCTGGAGGAGTTTGAAGAGCCTTTCGGGGgctgcaaatcaaacagaaGTGGATCGTCCGTACAGCAGAGTAGCTCTACTCTCTAGCCTTGGAAAGAGGATTTAGAAGCACACACCAGCTGAATCCAGAGACGGCCCACTTCCTCAGCTGTCCTGACCCTTCAACTGAGCTCCAACTGGAAGGTTATTTATAGACTGGCCGCTCAGTGTGGGGCTATTGGCTTTATTCTGGAACATGAAATACAATATCCATACTTCTATCCCCCTTTTCCCACCTCCAACCCCACCCCTTTACCCACTCCCCAGGAAAATCCACCCACTCTCAGACAGCTGACACATTGCTTCATGGGAACGATGCCCAGCATGACTCATGAGGGGGCTCTGGAGCGGGAGGTTTAGGAGGCCTGTGTGTCAGAGTCATCTTAGCTCTGTGGGCTATTTTATTGTGTGCGACATTTACACTTTATTACCTAACAGACTCTTCTGGAATAATTAGTGCAATATTGAAATTTATTGTAACTATTGaagtttttgtcttctttgagttaagattgttttattcagaaaggaaaacataaataagtATTTTTACCATTTGAAAAAGCtctgttttcaggttttacaAACTTCACATGCTACATTCTCTGAGTTTAGCCTTTTTTATTGATCTAGAAATAATATTATACgtaataaaacactaaaaataatgGTAACCTGCTTAGTTTTGACTGTAAGACTCTAAGAAATGATCAGACTACAGCCACATGTGTGTGCCTTCAAGTATTTGAAGATTACTTTTGTAATGATGTTTAGGTAGCTTTCTAAGAAATCTCGTATGGTCTGATACAAAACCAGGTTCAACCTTGATTCCAGACTTTGCCAAACTATCCAGTTAGTGGCTTCGGTTTCATAGCGAACAGACAGGTCAGCCCTAAATCGTCCAACAGAGCACAGCTGTGCCGAACCCCACGTGACTGTCCTTCATGTCCTGGGGTGACCTTTTCACGGCTGCCTTTTATTGAGACCTAATTTTCCTGTTTATCCACAtacagcacaaacaaaccacTTGATTTAATTATCACTATTATATCCCCCCCCAAAAGGCATCTCCCCTCTCACGTAGCCTTTTATTGTCAGATCTGGGCAGGGAACCCCCCACAGGTGTGGTCGTCGCTCTTCCATTGCGCAGCACTAGAAGTGTTTCCAGCGTGGAGGCATGAAATGGGAATTCAGTGGCAAACTGCTGACGTAACGCAACAGAAATACCACACAGCCCTAAAAGACAAGACGCCACACTGACTCACAGTGCAAAAAGCacctcatttacatttaaacagcCAAGTCAGAAAGGTCGGAAGCTCTTGAAGTCACAGAACAAAAGTGCTTTGAATAAATCtgcggtttatttattttttttctaatgacaGGTGACACTACTTTATTGCTGGCCGTTCTCTCCTGGACAGTAAACAGGTGTACTGTACATTATCTTACAATACATATTCGtgaatgaaatatataaattttCCTTCAGGTATAAATActgttgaatttatttacagtaaatgtgcttttattttatttttttttttacatccattcaaaatgttaaaaaaaaaagatctagaCAGGAGATAATAATAGTCTTAGCATTTAGACAGCACTCACTACTAGGCTGTTACATCCTCTATTATCTATTCTGCTTTTTCCTTGCTGGGATCTGCGACTGGCTGAGGGGCGgcgggtgtgggtgtgggtgcaGCTGTGGGTGCGGGTGCAGCTGTGGGTGGACTGGTGGCGGCGtttggaggtggagaaggagggagtGGATCGGGGTCGTCAATGAGAGCCTGCCTCCTCTCCCGCTCCTTGATGGCTTGGACCAGACAGTATGTCACGAACATGACGATAATGGTGGTTATGGGGAAGCCTGGGAGGGGAATTAATTAGTTAGCAGAGTAGATAAGAAATGAAATCTTCAAAATTAAAACTCAAAAAGACCTTTGAGGAGGAGCCGCTTGGTGAGCAGCTTGGTGAAGTCGAAACTGTTCAGCGCCAGAACGTTGTACAGCACGATGCTCCAGAAGTTAAAGGTGTTGAAGATAGCTCTGATGCGACGGGACATTGCTTCTGACATGGCCGCCTGTCGACGAAACGTTATTAATACgcaatttatatatatgtgtttaccCAAGGTTTATGTCCTCTGACAAACCTCAAAAGAGGAAAAGGGCTCCATGGAGAATAATTTGGCCGTCCACAGCTCGAAGTTGAGGCCGAAGCAGTTAAAGAAAGCCCAGAGCAGGACCACCTCGCAGGGTCCCAACCAGATGATGGTGACGCCGAAGGTGCACAGTGTGgccaccagctcctccaccacGTTGTCGTGCTTCCCACCGAGGTAATCGTACACGTACCTGACCACAAAGACCCCATCAAAGCTTCTGCAGTTGACATAAGTAATGTATAAGCCTTTTAGAAATACTCACTTGCAAAGCCAATCGTTGATCCCTCTGTCAAAATGCCTACGAAAGAAGAAGCACTAGAATCATACCACACACTGGGCTCCTGTGATGAGCTAAAGTGATTAAGCTGTGTAAATGTTAACTCACGTTTCAGCAAACACATAGAGCATGGTGATGCATTTTGGTGGTTTGGGCGGGTCCAGGTGATCCAGTCTAGCGATTGTGTTGATGACTCCGAACATGACAGCCGCTTTTACCCAGTCATACACCAGGTTATAATAAGCCAGGCCCACTGGAAAGAATGAAATAGCATCACTTTCATTTAagtaattaaagtaatttaaactgcattaaaatattacttattttatttgtattttgtattgagCCCAATCTAAAAGGGCGAAATAACACCAAGGCtttaaaagttcaaatgaattGCATCAAACGCAGACCTAGAGCCCAGTCAGAGAGTTGCTTCAGCAGCTTCATGTCGGTGGGGATGGTGAGGATGTACATGAAGTGGAAGAGGATGTCCACCACAATGATGACGCCCAGGTGGATCAGGCCCTGCAAGCTGATGTTCCacatctccctctctttcctggTCAGGTTGCACTTGTTggcctgcagagggcagtaaaCACATGTCACAGCCAGAGCTGTacattagagagagtctggccaactagggaatggaccgtctgatctatccctctatgctgattggttctgagctgatCGCGTGTTTCATGGACAGCATGTTAGCTACATCCAACCAATATTCagccatagagaagtggcaataatagagaataaagttggattaaggaggaaactccaccgtttccccagaaACTCTGTAGCTCATGCATAAAAGGTCTCTAAATATCTTGAGCAACGATCTCTTTCTCACCAAAATGGaaaaagttatgggagcagaagattaagaactgatttctccctattatgtgaggtaattGTCAATGTCTCTcattgacgtttgttaagattttataccatcattaatgtgaaccatgatctcaaaaacgcccaacaccactttacaagtgaagtttgaagttaaccaagctttatgctagccttatgctaaccttatgctagctagttatcgaGACTAAAGGTGCTACCGTCATACAGTATATAccgtgaaacccatgtgtgcacgTAATTTATGcccatgtagatagacaaatttaattgacacgtaactttacctcagttacttcTAAGCTAATGATATAatgataacactaaataacagtaacactagttaaattttcactatttctgagtttttatatgttttttttacttttaacagtgatggatgaacacggagactgaggagaaggtaaacacagctccatgactgatgattGGGctaaagcattttacaggctcattcaATTTTGAATACTTACTTGAATATAAAATTTGTCAAAGGTCATGATGGGCCCAAAATAGAAGAAAGGGAGGTAGAAGTTGTACTTGAGCAGCTCCAGGATGTTGTAGTTCCCATCTTTCCTTTGACAGTTCTCCAGAGCGAAGCTCATACAGCGCATGATCGTAAACCCGCAACCTCCGTAGAAAAGAACGTGACGCAGCTCAAAGTCTCCCTGTACAAAACCAGCCTGCACGGAGAAATGGTAAAGCAAAGCAAGATAAGAGCACCTTGGTAATACTGATGAGCTGAGGGCAACAATCCCTGGAGCTGCAGCGGTTTACCTGCCAGGACACGAAGGGTTCGCACTTGAATGTGGCGAGGGTGCAAAGACCAGTGACGAAACAAAGCCAGCGGATTTTCACTAAGGAGATGCTGTAGAGCAGGATACAGTGGGACAGGATGAGGGTGACGTAGGTCCATCCCATACTAGTCCACACAGCCAGAAGACCATACACCATGAACACAAGGGACCTGTACTGTTGGACGTATAGGAATTACACAGTAAGGCATTACTGCATTTCTTTGTAGCCATTTAGATCATCAACCCTCGCTGGAGATGTTGAGGTCATTCTTcttttaacagcagcacaatggAAACAATCAATCGACGAGTGAATAGAAGCACCTGAGGAGCCAGCATGGAGCAGATCTTGGCAAACAGCACATGGCCAGAGAACGCAAACAGGATGTGCTCTCTGAAGGTGGAAAACCACATCATCCACTCAAAATCAGCCGTATCCTGGAgatcaacaagaaaaaaaaaaaaaacatggaaattaGAGACCTTTTATGCATGAGCTACAAATATCTTGAGCAACGGTCTCTTTCTCACCATTTTCCTCCCAAAGTAGTACCATCCTGGCTTCACGCTGCCTTTGAACGTCTTTCTGTTTGCAttggctgaaataaataaataaaaaaaaaagcagatgtaaaaacaaatgttatgttcagcatttttttttttcttgttgtcctTCATTGCATATGGGCAACTTCTGTTAGAgcaacactgaaataaatgcaGGCCTATTTTCTTCTTGTGCTCTGTGGTATTAATACTGACACCTGATCTCCTCCGGGCTGCATAGCTCCGACTCTTCACCCTCGTTTTGTGACACTGTCGCTATATGCACATTGTGTGGCCTGCACACAGGGCCGTTGCAAGTGGACAGGCAAGATAGACAATTGCCTTCAAGGGGAGCTCCTGGAGATGGCTGATATTAGTTGAATTTTCTATTATATATGCAACATTaaactaaatgctaacatgaagCATTGAATGGGGGGTTTGGGGGGCCTCCAAGCTGTCTCTTGCCTGGGGCCCCCAGAATTTCTTGAAACACCCCTGCTGTCGTAGCTTAAGGATCATGACTGGGCCTCGGATTCAGTGTGTGTTGCATCCGATCTATGTAGACCCTGGATTTAATCTGGATAGATGGAGTATTGCACTTGATTTTACCCCTAAATTGTATTATTTGTGATAAATACAAGAACTTATAACTGCATTGTAGGATAAAACGACTAAATTAGAGATGATAATAATTGGGTTTAGTCTTCTCCATAATCATGATGGCCAAGCATTGTTTTAGCATAGGTGTTGGGTTAAGCTACAAATACACAGTATGCTTccaaaaactaaatgtttctgaccGGTGATGATAGATACTTAATATTTACTGGTTGCAGCTTCTCAAATAATTTTTTGAAAAAGGCAAGAATGGGACAACTGGAGTGCAGAGggaaaatatgaatgttttttataCAGTACAGAAAATCCAGTTGAATTCAACCTATAATAACCAAAGAACAACTGTGTGCTTATgcgctgaaaaagaaaatatgttttaattattttagatgTTGGGATAAATATGTGAATGTCTTCAAAAGACTTTATCTGAAGAGGCTTCAGCACCATTAATTTAACATCTGCAGGCTTTTACATGTGACATTGTTCTTTGTTCATACTCACAACTGGACACCTCAAAGATCCAGCTGGCCGCCCAGAACATGGCCAGACACAGCACCGTGTTGTAGAAGTAGATCTCATACCTGGGAAGAGCAGCTTTGATCCCCATGGCGATTCAGACGAGAGCTCCGGAGGCCCCTGAACACAAACCACTGATCAGAGTAGCCGACACTTCTCCTCCACATCTAAAACAGGTCGGTTTTCAGGTTTTACAGGGTTTTCTTAAAACATACTGATCCACCCATCCAccaaccccctcccccccttcgCCATGATCGCTCACTCCTGTACAACGCAACATGACTGTCACACAAAGTGCAGTCCTGTATCAGCAGCTGTGATCTTAAAAAGGAAAGTGCAACACTTCATATGAAGTGGTTATGTGAGGGACTTCTCTTCTGGTATTTTCTAACTAAAATAGACTTCTTAATTTATGTAACTGTCATGTGTGGGGGTTACTGTGACACATCATCACCGGtggaaagagacaaaagacGTCTGCTTCCTGTGAATTTTCCTTTCACTACAGAGGAACAGTGAGCATTTTTACTGGACTGATCTTACTATAAAGTATATATGTGGTACCACTCAAAATGTGGACGTGCTTTCTtactgaattgaatgagaagttGTGTctaaacgtttgactggtagtgaATATACAATAAGGTGCATCTAATTACTGCTAATTTTGCATGTTGTGGAAGATGTTTACAGCCATTGCTTAAGTGAAAGAAGTAAGACTGAAAAAGAAGCacaattaaaaggaaaagaccTTTGTTAACTCTGCAGAATGGGCCCTGTTTTTCCaattacacacaataaaatctTCCTTCTCAacgatgatttttttttgctgttgttcttTGCTCCTAAATATTCTTCCTTCATCTCACAACGTGCTCCGAGTTGCTGTAGGCTAGTCCTTCACTAGAGCGACAACATTTCCACAGACACCGGTTTTAAAACTCTGTCATACAACAAATTACAGAAAGATTTCTCTGGATCTGAAACATATGTTCATTTGCACGTATGTACTCCAGTTCTCAGTTCTTGGGTCATTGATGATGAGCATTAGCATGTGGTATCTTTAACATTAGCTGATTCATATGCTGTTGGCTAGTTTTTAtcaacattttatcatttactgGGACTTGATACATGGCAAGGTGTATTATCTTTTTGCCGTTGCCTTGTACTTCCCGAGCTATTtacaacataggtcttcaaaagagGGTCTACGTACTGCAAGtgcgtcgcaaaatctttggttgattagacatttatatatatatattttttctaaatattctcccacaaatttaaatttctttaaatatacattaacatgaatggataaatggaggcagaagacgtcatctttcagtcagtacttCTCTCATTCAGCGAcgcaggagctgtctcaacggtacaccgtttcacacagagcgccatactagacctgtcaatctaaacttCCTGTACACGGTAAGctccgcccccatcgctgctgagccaatcacgaggctgcatattacacgctgactctgtcaggttccccactaTTGACCCAGAGCCTATCCcagtccccagatgaaatccAGAATATTatcagaagagaagctaacggtgcagctAGCTCCTACAAGCCAACTATTGAGGCAAAAAtgaattgcttttttttttttaaaaaatgttctttatcttttaatttcatgtatgtttatgtttacggcagttacacagccaccctactgttgcacatttgatATTAGggaaaaaaggaatatttgaacctgtgtattatttgaatagtttaatactgaatgcaaaatggtgataatgtttatttataaatagcactagggcaagtttaatatagaacacatacagtaggtagggggacCCTACTTAATATACTTTACTTACTTGGCCTgagaaacattgaagacccctggtataTTATTATACAAGTTCAGCactaactatttaacactgagTACTTTAACTTAAGCACACAACAGTTTTTACttgaaggactcaca
It contains:
- the klhl40b gene encoding kelch-like protein 40b, with amino-acid sequence MALPINPMDEPRMYQQTLLQDGLYDLLENDKLVDCVLKIKDKEFPCHRLVLCACSSYFRSIFLSDLEESKKREIILEDVEPGVMGLILKYLYTSKINVTEQNVQDIFAVANLYQIPSIFTVCVSFLQKRLSLSNCLAIFRLGLMLDCPRLAISARNYACERFQLISRDEEFHQLLPSELAAILTNDTLNVETEEAVFEALMKWVSRDPESREKELPGLLDCVRLRLVSEDYLREKVEKHKLIASNPELQKKVQLVKDAQAGKMPEVKKSSGAEKDGESEDKEEDEGLLPSILNDNLRFGMFSRDLILMVSDTGAVAYDPAGNDCFAASLSTQVPKNHISLATKENQVFVAGGLFVDEQNKDDPLCSYFLQYDPVSADWLGMPPIPSPRFLFGLAEAENSIFVLGGRELKEREQTLDSVMIYDRQSFKWGESEPIPYPVYGHATISHNDVVYVIGGKGENKTCLKKMCAYDAKRFEWKELAPMKTARSLLGATVHKDKIYVAAGVTDNGLTDSVEVYDIATNKWSDFVPFPQERSSLNLVSLAGSLFAVGGFAMMPLQDSEEIVPKEMNDIWRYNEAEKKWTGILREIQYASGATILGVRLNTLRLTKL
- the hhatlb gene encoding hedgehog acyltransferase like, b, which encodes MGIKAALPRYEIYFYNTVLCLAMFWAASWIFEVSSSNANRKTFKGSVKPGWYYFGRKMDTADFEWMMWFSTFREHILFAFSGHVLFAKICSMLAPQYRSLVFMVYGLLAVWTSMGWTYVTLILSHCILLYSISLVKIRWLCFVTGLCTLATFKCEPFVSWQAGFVQGDFELRHVLFYGGCGFTIMRCMSFALENCQRKDGNYNILELLKYNFYLPFFYFGPIMTFDKFYIQANKCNLTRKEREMWNISLQGLIHLGVIIVVDILFHFMYILTIPTDMKLLKQLSDWALVGLAYYNLVYDWVKAAVMFGVINTIARLDHLDPPKPPKCITMLYVFAETHFDRGINDWLCKYVYDYLGGKHDNVVEELVATLCTFGVTIIWLGPCEVVLLWAFFNCFGLNFELWTAKLFSMEPFSSFEAAMSEAMSRRIRAIFNTFNFWSIVLYNVLALNSFDFTKLLTKRLLLKGFPITTIIVMFVTYCLVQAIKERERRQALIDDPDPLPPSPPPNAATSPPTAAPAPTAAPTPTPAAPQPVADPSKEKAE